Part of the Brassica oleracea var. oleracea cultivar TO1000 chromosome C8, BOL, whole genome shotgun sequence genome is shown below.
GAGATGGTCGAATTCATGGAGAAGCTCTCCGCCGCCGCAGACGGCGCCGAGCTCACCGTCGAGGAGCGCAACCTCCTCTCCGTCGCGTACAAAAACGTGATCGGCGCCCGCCGCGCTTCGTGGCGGATCATCTCCTCGATCGAGCAGAAGGAAGAGAGCCGCGGCAACGACGACCGCGTCAAGACGATCGGCGACTACAAGGCGAAGATCGAGTCGGAGCTAGCGGGAATCTGCGAGGGGATGCTGAAGCTGCTCGAGTCTGCGCTCGTCCCTTCCGCCGCTTCCGAGGATTCCAAGGTTTTCTACCTCAAGATGAAAGGCGATTACTATAGGTACTTGGCTGAGTTCAAGATCGGTAAGGAGAGAGATGATGCCGCTGATAACACTCTCTCCGCTTACGAATCTGCTCAGGTTCGTCTTCAGATCTGGTGGACTCTTGATTAGGTTGTTGGATTAGATTTAGATTCTGCGATGTGTAGAAGTTGTCCAATTAGATTTAGATTCTGCGAGGTTTTTGATTTAGGTTGTCGGATCTGATTCTTGATTAGGTTGTTGGATTAGACCTAGATTAGTTTCTGATTCTGGATTAGGTTTAGATTCTGCGTTAAAGGAAGGTTATGGCTATGGATTTTGATATTTGCAGGAGAATGCGAAGGGGCTAGCTCCAACTCACCCGATCCGTCTTGGTTTGGCATTGAACTTCTCTGTGTTCTATTACGAGATCCTCAATTC
Proteins encoded:
- the LOC106307343 gene encoding 14-3-3-like protein GF14 omega, with translation MAVSSREDYVYMAKLSEQAERYEEMVEFMEKLSAAADGAELTVEERNLLSVAYKNVIGARRASWRIISSIEQKEESRGNDDRVKTIGDYKAKIESELAGICEGMLKLLESALVPSAASEDSKVFYLKMKGDYYRYLAEFKIGKERDDAADNTLSAYESAQENAKGLAPTHPIRLGLALNFSVFYYEILNSPDRACNLAKTAFDAAIAELDTLGEESYKDSTLIMQLLRDNLTLWTSDMQDEAADEIKEATPPKPTEEQK